A segment of the Bos javanicus breed banteng chromosome 22, ARS-OSU_banteng_1.0, whole genome shotgun sequence genome:
GCAAGCAGCTCCTTCACCAAAATTCACGCCATCCCGGCTCAGTGTCCCCCTCTCCGAGCAGCTCCTCGGGGCCTCCGTGCTCAGACACTGAATAAACTCGACCCACAGCCCTCGCATCATGCATTTTATCCAGTTAacagactgagcatgcatgagaTTAAGAACTGCCCTGGGTTAAAGCACACCCATGAAGTCAAAATCTACCCGTTTATAAAGATGCTGGGAAGAAGTGAGTATCTCACTGGTCACTTCCAGATTAAATATGTGATGTACTCTCACCACCCCGCCCCAAATTCACTAAAGAAGAAGGAAGGTTGTGTTTTAAGGTCTGAAACCACAAAGACAAAGCCACAACAAAACAACAGAGGAGACAGAAGCCACACGCTTGGGCACCGGAAGTGGGCGGATGGCGGGTCGGTTTCCCAATTCAGCAAGCCCAGAGAGCAGATCCTGAGCCAGCCCGGGCAGAGCTGAGATGCAGTCACATGGACACTTCCACTCCCCGCGAGCTCGGGACGTGCAGCACTGGTGAGCTCCGGGGGACGATGGGAGGGGAGGGCGGGAGCTCCAGTGAACTTCAGGGGAGGACAGGAGGGGCGGATGGAAGGGGAGGACAGGAGCGCCAGGACAGTGCTGGAACAAGACGACTCTCCGAGTCTGCTGGAAAAGCACTGCATCCCTAGGCGatcccccccgccccctgcccaacCCTGTAGAGCTGACAAACATCCCTTCTCCTGGCACAAGACCACAGCCAACTGCAGGAGAGGCTCACGCTGCAGACGAGCGCAGCTAGTGAACGGCCCGGCAGGCACGCCTGTCCCGACTGGCAGACAAGAGCCCTCTCGCACCTGCTCCAGAACACCGGCGACCAGCCCCACACCGTCAGGTAGGACAAAGTTCCTCTTTCCAAGATCCTACTCACCCAGGAAGAAGGACCTAAAAACACCGACATAAGACATTCTCAGATCAAACGGCGCAGCCAGACCACCCTCCGGAGAAGCTCAGTGAAGCCCCTCAGCAGGCTGCACCAGCCCTCCTAAAAACAGCTCCAAACTAACCCCAGCAGACACCTGAGAGAGGATGCAGGTGGAAAACTGACGACACGCAGGAGAAGCAACCTGCAAAGACACGACCCCGTGCACAAAGTCACAGACAGAGGCGGCAGGCGCAAAGAGCCCCGGGGACGTGACCCTGTGCACAAAGTCACAAACAGAGGGGGCAGGCACAAAGAGCCCTGGGGACTTAAAACCAGGGAGCCCTCTTCTCAGGCGCTGGTGGGAGCAGCTCGTCCCCCGCAGCCCCCCCAGGGCCCGGCCGCCCACCCACCGGCACTCACACACTCTACGTTCTCAGTCATGTTTAGGACGACGTAGTTCTTCCCGGCCAGATTGCTCCAGTCTTTGCAGATCACCTGTGCAGTGACACAGAGGGGGTCTGGAAGGAGTCTGAGTGGAAACCCCGGAGACGCGAGGAGGGTGAGGCCGAGTGTGGCTGTGACGGCTGGGGGGCAGACCAGCTGCGAAACCTCCACGACTGACAGCCCCCGGCCCAGCCAAAGCTCACAACCTGCTCTCTCGGGACAGGAGGCGCGGGCCCAGAGGCTCCAGGGCAGAGGGAACTGGAATGCTCTGAAGGGCGAACAGTGCACCTGTGGGCGGACACCCAGGCTGACCGCCCAGGACCACCCCTTTTCTTCTGGGGCCGGGGTGGCCCAGGCTGGGGGTATGTGAGAGTGACtcgtggggtggggaggatggcAGGGTGGCGGCACACGTGGGGggctgtggtggggagggggctggcggGAGTGCCCCCCAGCAGCTGTGACAATCAGGGGGACCCTGAACTGAGAGGGGGGAAGGCTGGGGGTGGGCGGGCCAGTGTGGAGAGGACGCCACTAATGGGCCGTGAGCAGTGCCCCCAGAAtctgctgcctgcctgcccccGCCCCGCACAGTCACTCTACCTGCGTGGAGTCCCAGGGCTTTCTGGACGGAGCTGCCCCGGCTGGCCCTTCCTGGGGCTCCTGCCTGAGGTCATCTCGCCCCAGAGTCACAGAAGAAGGTGTCAGCTCTGTGCCTCCGGGGGCCAGCGGGAGAGAGGCCGAGCCTCCGGGCTGCAGGGCGTCTCTGCCAGGGCCCTCAGCCCCACCGGGAGCCGCCGTCTGAGGGAAGGAAGCGGGGGACGGCCCCGCGCCCGGCCAGCCGGCCAAGCCCGCAGCTGCAGCAGCGGCCTCCACACTGGGCTCCGGAGGGGCCTCAGACACGCTGCTGCGCCCTGCGGCCGGCAGCACTGTGGGCCCCGGCCCACGGCCAGCCATGTCACCCCTCAGGGTCACCGGACTCAGGCTGACCCCAGGCGGGGACAGGCTGGGCTCCATGCTGCTGCCTGCCTCCCCCCCCGAGGCTGCCTGGTCCCCTGACTCCTCAGGCCGGTGCTCAGGGGGCTCCAGGGCCCGGCTGCTGCCCGCCGGCAGGAAGCCCGGGGCCTGCCTTCGGGCGCCCTCCTGGGGTCCGGTCACTGGCAgcagctgctcctcctcctctccgGGGGCCATGTGCCAAGGCGGCCCCACCAGGTCCACCCCGGGCAGCGGGGAGGCAAGACTCGGTGTCTCCTGACTCTGGCCCGTGTTGTCCGTGGGATCCGCCTTCTCAGTCAGGTCCGGAAAAGCATAATCTGTGGACAGAGAGGGAGATTTCATTCCAGAGCTTCATTGTTCATGGATTTGCTGAGCAGATGATAAAAAATCCAAGAGAGCCTCAGGGGGATGGTGGGGAGGTCGGTGGACAGTGGGTCACGTGGGAAGGGCGTGGGCAACAGGCTGGACTGGAGGGGACAGACAGGGCTGGGGGACGAGCCCCAGGCTGGCCCTCACTTCCTTCATGGGAACGACGTGGTGCGCCCCGCCCCGGTGTACAAGCCCCAGGGACTGGGCCTGCGGCCATCTACGCCCCGCTCTGGCAGCCGGCTCTCCGTGTCTCTCTGGCTCCTCGTCTGCGCTCTCCCCTGAAAACCATCATGACGCTTCACCCCTTTCCTaacaggctggggtgggggtcttCCATGTGAGTCTGAGGACCCTCTCAGGGCAGGTGATGACCACCATCCCTGACCGGCGCTCCTGCTTTGAACTGAATGATGCCaggaggcagagggcagaggctgAGCCCCAGTGTCTGGAGTCTTCCCGTGCTCTCAGCGCCACTGCTGGCGGGGAAGGAGTGCTTCCTCACCCACCAGCCCCCTCTGAGAACGGACGCCTCCTGGAGACTGGGACATCTGTCTTCTCAACGAGATGTGAAAAGCACAGGCCAGTTTGTTTGGAAACTCATTCAAAATGTCAGAGTCTACATCTAGGTAGCAACAGACATTGGCGGCCCCACTTTGTTTCAGAATAATAAACGTCACCAACataaaactccaactaaaaatcttaatttatctaattaaagaatgaaattttacagaagctaaaagtaataataataataaacatcaaAGTTCTGAAACACCGTAGAACCAGGGCTGGGAAAGGTCTACGGGGGTGACTGAGCTgctcagcctcctcctcctcctcctcccaaatTTCTGACAAAAGAGACAACTGTTTTacaccatgaaaataaaagtctAAAAACACAGATAAATTTCTGTTAACATGGAAAGCAAATGAGCTCAGAGAATCAGATAACCTCTCAACCGAAATAAAGAGGAAAGTCAGCAGTGGAAGAGGGAAGTTCTCTCTGTCAGAATCAAGGAGAGGGAAGTGCTGTGGGTTTAGTGAGGACACAGAACCCAAAGCTCAGAGGGCAGAAGACAACGCTGCAACGCATCCTAGCGCCTCAGAAAGACACAGACACACCGCTTCCCTAAAGCAAGAGCAGAGTAACAAAGGCAAGcagtcttttaaaaagcaaaggtctcggatttatttgcagggcagcaatggagaaacagacatggagaacagacttttggacatgGAGAGAGCGGGGGCAAAGGCGAGACGTGCGGCGAGAGTAGCATGGAGGCTTCCATCACCGTATGTAAACTAGAGAGCCAACGGGAatgggaactcaaacaggggctctgtaccaACCTGGGCGagggggatggggcaggagatgggaggggggttcaaaagggagggcacGTGTGtagacctatggctgatccatgttgaggtttgacagaaaagaacGAAATtgtgtaaaacaattatccttcaattacagTATAAATTAAGTAAAAGAACAGTTCTTGGAAACTAAAAATCATTTCAATGTATGTGAACTTTTGATAGAACAGCTTGAAGAAAAGTCATCAGAGCAAAAGCAAAAGCGAAATAAGCCAAGGGGTAAAGGCGATCAGTGTCGGTAGGTCTAGTTACTGTGATCTTCAACAAGACAGAAACACCCCGAGTCCAGGCCTCACAGAAGGAGCCCTCAGGCTGGGAACAGCGGCGGGCTCAGCCCCAGCCTCACTCTCAGGACACGCCAGCTCTCGGAGGACAAATGGGCTGCCTACAAAGCAACAGGGAACAGACTCTCGTCAGGCTTCTAGTCAACTACACTAGACTGCAAGAAGGAAAGGTGTGCTCAAAATCCTGAGGGAAGCTTACTTGGAACtgtcacgccaggcctccctgtccatcaccaactcccggagcttactcaaactcatgtccattgaattggtgatgccatccaaccgtctacGGTCTCCCGAAGCAGCAATGTCTCCTGAGCACCACTGTCTTCTGAAGCACCACTCTGTGCTGGACACCCATCTCCTGTGCACTACTGTCTGCAGGATGCCACTGTCCCCAGAGCACTCTCTCTCCTGGACAGCTCTGTCTCCTGGACACCACTGTCTCCTGAACATGTACCCAGTATACCACTGTGTTCTGAACCAACATCTGTCCTGGACACAACTGTCTCCTGGACGCCGCTTTCTCTTCTACCACCACTGTCTCACTCAGTACCCTGCACCACAGTCTCATGACAGCACCATGTCCTGAACAAAAGCACGTCCCGGACACCGCTGTCTGTGTCCACCAGTCTCCTGGATCCCACCACCTTTGGATCACCGCAGTCTCCTGGAGCGTCACAGTGTCTAGACTCCACTCTCTCCTGGGGCACCCCTGTTTCCTGCACAGCACTGTCTCTAGGACCACCAGAGCCCTGGCAGCAGTCTCCTGGAGCACTCCCCAGTGTCTGGAGGACGACTGTCATTTAGGCACCATGTCTACTGAGCAACACTGTCTCCTGAACTCCACCATCTCCTgattccactgtctcccagagcaaCAGTTTCCTGAGTATCATTTTCTTCTGGAACACCCCCATTTCCTGGACCATAACAGTCTCCTAGACACCAATTTCTACTGGAGCACCACCGTCTCCAGGACCCCAccatctcctgtgtctactgTCTCCCAAAGCAGCAATGTTTCCTGAGTActccatcatctcctggagcacCACAGTCTCCTGGAGCATATCTGTCTACTGAGCACCATCGGCTCCTGGAACCCACCGTCCTGAGCCCATTGCCTCCTGCAGCAACAATGTTTATTGAGTATTGCAGCCTCCTGGAGTACCACTGTGTCCTCAAACATCATAGTCTTCTAGACATGACTTTCTTCTAGAGCAACATTCTCTCATGCACACCTCTGTCTCCTTTGAAGTACTGTCTGCTTGACACCACTGTCTCCTCAGCACCATTGTCTGAGCACCACTGTCTCCCTGGCAGCACTGTCTAGTAAGCACCACCGTCTCCTAGAGCACCAAAGTCTCCTGGATATCCCTTTCCTGGGagcacctgtgtctcttgcagaACACTGTCTCCTGTGCATCACGGTCTCCTGGACATCACCGCCTCCTTGAGTTCCATGGCCTTTTGGACACCATTGTCTCCAGGAGCGCCAGTGTCTATTGACAACACCATCTCCTGAACACCACTGTCTCCTGGACGCCTCCATAACCAGGAGCACCACTGCTTCCTGGCAAGCACTGGAAAGTGAGCACCATTTTCTCCTGGACACTATCATCTCCTGGAGCACCGGAGTCTCATGCAGAACACTGACTACTGTGTGCCATGGTCTCCTGGACACCACTGTCTCCTGGGCAACACTGTCTTTGGCGTACCGTTGTTGTCTGAACCTGACCCTCTCCTAAGCACCCCTGTCTCTTGGGAGCTACCATCTCCTATAAAACTCCTGTCTACTGGACACCAATGTCTCCTGAGcaccactatctcctggattttaCCATGTCTGGAGCACCACTGTCTCCTGTAGCAACAATGCTTTCTGTGCACCATACTCTCCTGGAGTACCACCGTCTCCTGGATCACCACAGTCCTCTAGATACTGCTTTCTCCTGGAGCACCACTGTCTCATGGAAAGCAACATTTCCTGAGACCACTGTCTCCTCTGCACCACTCTCTCCTGGGAACCATGGCTACTGATCAGCATTGTCTCCTGGaccccaccatctcctggagcaaCAATGTTTCCTGAGTATCATGGCTCTCCTGAGCACCATCATCTTGTAGAGCAGCACAGTCTCCCAGATTTGACTTTCTCCTGGAGCACTGTCTCCCGGACACCACTGTCTTCTGGACACCACCGTGTCCTGGAGCACCTTTGTCATTTGGACAGCACCATCTTTAGAGCACCACGGTCTCCTGacaccactgtctcctggaatacCACAGTCTCCTGCACCACCACTATTTCCTAAACACAGTTGTCTTCTGTGCACCACTGTCTTCTGGACACAACTGTCTCCTGGACACAGTTGTCTCCTGGAGCACCACTGTCTCTTGGACTTCACTCTCTCCTGTGCACCACTTTCTTTTGGATACCACCGACTCATGGACTACCACAGTCTCCTGGACACCACCATCTCCTGAGAATCATTGTCTCCTGGAGCTCCAGTCTCCTTAACACCAGTGTGTCCTAAACATAATTGTCTCATGGATACCAGCACGTCCTGTAGCACTACGCTCTCCTGAATATTACTGTTTCCTGAAGTACCATATTATCTCGGATActaaagctacggtttttccagtggtcatgtgtggatgtgagaattgggctataaataaagctgagtgccgaagaattgacgcttttgaactatggtgccagaaaagactcttgagagtcccttggactgcaaggagagccaataTTCAGactgctgaatattcattggaaggactaatgccaaagctgaaacttcaatactttggccacctgatgcgaagaaccgacttattggaaaagaccctgatgctgggaaagatggaaggcaggaggagaaggggacaacagacgatgagatggttggacggcatcaccgatgtaatggacgtgagtttgagtgggctccgggagttggtgatagacagggaagcgtggcgtgctgcagtccatggggtcgcagcactgagagactgaactgtgaCTGTCTCCTAAGCACAGTGGTCTCCTGGAGCATGATCATCTCTTGGGGCAGTATACTCTCCTGGACACCACCTTCTCCTGGAGCATCGTTGTTTTCAGGAcaccaccatctcctgaagcACCACTGTCTGCTGGAGCACCACTGTCTTCTTGATATACTGTCTCCTGGTGCGCCACCGTCTCCCGGACACAGTCCTGGAGACCGCTGTCTGCTATGCAGCACTGTCTTCTGGAGACCATTGTCTTCTCAGCACTGTTATCTCCTGGACACCACTGTCTCCTGAgcaccactgtctcctggagcacTAGACTCCTTGACTCCACTGTCTCCTCAGCAGCACTGTGCCCTGAACACCACCGTCCTGAGTAGCACCCTCTGCTAAGCTCTGCCATTTCCTGGAGTACCATATTCTGCTAAcatccccatctcctggagtACCAAAGTCTCGTGGACACATCCATGTCCTAAGCACCTCTGtctactgagccaccaaagtCTCCTGGACACCACTGTCTCCTGGACACCTCCGTCTCCTGAGCAGCACCGTTTCCTGGACACCACCACCTCCTGCATACTACTCTCTCCTGAAGCACCAGTCTCCCACCACCATCTTTTCAGTACTACTGTCTCCTGGAACACCACCCAGTCCTGAGCACCATCATCTCCTGGACCACCATTTTACCTGGATTCACTGTCGCCTGGAGcaccactgtctcccagaacACTATTTTCCCTGGACACTACCGTCTCCCGGACCCCACTTCCCCTGGAGCGCCACCTTTCCTGAAGCACCATTCTTCCAAGACACCACAGTTTCCCAGAGCACCACCAAATCCTGGACACCACCATCTCCTAAACATCATCATCTCCTGATGCACCACCTCCTCCTGGAACAACACCGTCTGCTGGACACCTCTGTCTCCCATACacgaccatctcccagagctggaTCATGTCCTGGAACACCATCGCAGGATTGCACAACGCCTCAGACCATGAAGACCGTCCACTGACAGCCCTGTGGCCACAGAGAGCGGGGCTCCACCCTGCTTATTACTCTAGTTTTTGTCTTCCCGTTCCATCTACTTCAGGGGTGTGGAGTCAGGTCCCACAAACCCCGAAAGTCTGTCAAGGACAAACATACTTCTCACCTGGACACAGATTTGAACAAGCAGAGATGCCCAGGAGACACTTTGAACTCAGCGTATAAGGACATCAAAGCTTGTCCCTGTGCCCTGGACAGACATCACAACTCGGGCACCAGAGTCAGGAAGGGTCCCTCACAGCCCATGCCACCTAGGGGAGGCTCCAGCTAGGTCTCAGTGTATGAAGATCAAGGGATGGCTAAGCTGCCCAGGGCTcggccagccagccagccaggtcTCCTCACTGTCCCTGAGACACGAGAGGCCCACCTGGGAACTCACTCAATCCCCTCCCCATTAGCTTCCCTGCAGACGCACTGGCTGACATGCTGAGGAGTGGCAGCGCCCCCAGGTGGCGGTTGTTGGAAATGACATCTCCCCTGAGCTATGGGGAACATCAGGCCTGCACATCCCAGTCACGGCCCACAGCCCTTCTGTAAGGGATGCAGAAACAAAGCTCGGAGGAAGGCGGACACTTCCTCTGCGTTGTGAGGCCAGACCCGTCGCAGCTGTAAGGCTGCCAATCTCAGGCTCCTGTGTAGGCAGAGCTAGTCTCTGAAAACACGTTCCCAGCCAGCCAGGCAGGGCCAGAAGGGGCTTCAGACACCACAGGGGCCAGCTGATGTGGCAGCTTCACACCCGTGGTCCTGGCCCCTTTGAAACTGGGCTCCTTCGCCAGCCTAGCTGACATATAATAGCCAAGGTCAAGCTTCAGAGTTCTGCAGGTGGATTTTAAATTCTGGTGACCAGTCCCAGGGCTCAGCACAGCCACCTCTCGGGGGTGTGAGGCTATAATGAATGACATAAGGGATGCACAGCCCCAGGCCCACAGAGGCACTGACCCTCCCCTAAGGTCACCTGCAGGTTGTGCACCCCTGAGCTCAAAGCACACAGGCTGTGGCTGGTGTGCTCAGGTGTGGCTGTGGCAGGACCCCAAGGAGTCCTGGGCCCTGCCAGCAGAAGGACCTGGGAGGTTCCCTTGGCCACGGCATGACGGCTGTGAGGCTGTAAGTTGTCGTAACGGTGACTCAA
Coding sequences within it:
- the PODXL2 gene encoding podocalyxin-like protein 2 isoform X2; the encoded protein is MGRLLRAAGSPLPSLLLLLAGDYAFPDLTEKADPTDNTGQSQETPSLASPLPGVDLVGPPWHMAPGEEEEQLLPVTGPQEGARRQAPGFLPAGSSRALEPPEHRPEESGDQAASGGEAGSSMEPSLSPPGVSLSPVTLRGDMAGRGPGPTVLPAAGRSSVSEAPPEPSVEAAAAAAGLAGWPGAGPSPASFPQTAAPGGAEGPGRDALQPGGSASLPLAPGGTELTPSSVTLGRDDLRQEPQEGPAGAAPSRKPWDSTQVICKDWSNLAGKNYVVLNMTENVECEVFRRHRGLQLLALVEGVLPRHGRGRHGAWHISLSKPSEKEQHLLMALVGEQGVVPTQDVLSMLGDIRRSLEEIGIQNYSTTSSCQARASQVRSDYGTLFVVLVVIGALCVVIIVLGLLYNCWQRRLPKLKHVSHGEELRFVENGCHDNPTLDVASDSQSEMQEKQPSLNGGGAVNGPGGWSALMGGKRDPEDSDVFEEDTHL